The following are encoded together in the Triticum dicoccoides isolate Atlit2015 ecotype Zavitan chromosome 6B, WEW_v2.0, whole genome shotgun sequence genome:
- the LOC119323948 gene encoding proteasome subunit beta type-3-like produces MSIFEYNGSAVVAMVGKNCFAIASDRRLGVQLQTVATDFQRVFKIHGKLYIGLSGLATDAQTLYQRLVFKHKLYQLREERDMKPETFASLVSALLYEKRFGPYFCQPIIAGLGEKDQPFICTMDCIGAKELAKDFVVSGTASESLYGACESMYKPDMEPEELFETISQALLSSVDRDCLSGWGGYVLIVTPTEVQERVLKGRMD; encoded by the exons ATGTCG ATCTTCGAGTACAACGGGAGCGCCGTGGTGGCGATGGTGGGGAAGAACTGCTTCGCGATCGCCAGCGACCGGCGCCTGGGCGTGCAGCTGCAGACCGTCGCCACCGACTTCCAGAGGGTGTTCAAGATCCACGGCAAGCTGTACATCGGCCTCTCCGGCCTCGCCACCGACGCCCAGACGCT GTACCAGCGGCTGGTGTTTAAGCATAAACTGTACCAGCTTCGGGAGGAGAGGGACATGAAGCCTGAGACCTTCGCCAGCCTCGTCTCCGCCCTCCTCTACGAGAAAAG GTTTGGGCCATACTTCTGCCAACCGATCATTGCCGGGCTAGGTGAAAAAGATCAGCCATTTATATGTACCATGGACTGCATTGGTGCCAA GGAACTGGCAAAAGATTTTGTGGTTTCTGGTACTGCTTCAGAATCATTATATGGTGCTTGTGAGTCCATGTACAAACCAGACATG GAACCTGAAGAACTATTTGAGACAATCTCGCAAGCATTGCTGTCTTCTGTTGATCGCGATTGCCTGAGTGGTTGGGGAGGTTATGTTCTTATTGT AACGCCCACTGAAGTTCAGGAGAGAGTGCTAAAGGGAAGAATGGACTGA